A genomic segment from Spinacia oleracea cultivar Varoflay chromosome 3, BTI_SOV_V1, whole genome shotgun sequence encodes:
- the LOC130469917 gene encoding uncharacterized protein, which yields MDRKAPRVNGIWALSKEHDTNSPRHKRESPQEREYFEYNTDLLTMLKDVGTRFDLERPFPMKSPAESRNPKLYCQFHEDIGQETKNRRTLKRALDGLASKGHLKNYLQKNAHAAGGPTMRGQKDYARRLGQVMLSAKSPLDPFPRREICESDGGRIATPHDDPLVVEFKISNMRVKRILIDTGSSSDIMSLECLYRLAHDPKTMDSIHYPIIGFGGSIIHPVDVITLPVRIGDRKNGRKMDVNFLIVKDLTAYNVILGRPTLNKIKAVVVTHLILLKFVCDNGAIGTIHGDQQQARDCYLTTLNPSAWKQDSAEARGKRKHEDELPPRRVNQPKQKLSR from the exons ATGGACCGGAAAGCCCCACGAGTAAATGGCATATGGGCCCTCTCAAAAGAACATGATACCAACTCTCCTAGACACAAGAGAGAGAGTCCACAAGAAAGGGAATattttgagtataacacagatcTCCTCACGATGCTGAAAGACGTCGGAACCAGGTTTGACCTTGAACGACCTTTCCCCATGAAATCTCCTGCTGAGAGTCGAAACCCAAAGTtgtattgccagttccatgaagacaTAGGACAGGAAACAAAGAATCGTAGAACCTTGAAAAGGGCTCTAGACGGCCTGGCCTCCAAAGGACATCTCAAGAACTATTTACAGAAGAATGCTCACG ctgctggaggacccaccatgagggGGCAGAAAGATTATGCTCGCCGCCTGGGGCAAGTAATGCTGTCAGCAAAGTCACCTTTGGATCCATTCCCACGGAGAGAGATATGTGAGTCGGATGGTGGACGAATAGCCACTCCGCATGATGATCCTCttgtggtcgaattcaagataTCCAATATGAGGGTAAAGCGTATCCTAATAGATACGGGAAGCTCGTCTGACATAATGAGCCTGGAATGCCTATATCGCCTAGCACATGATCCCAAAACCATGGATAGTAtacactatcccatcattggtttcgGAGGGAGCATCATACACCCTGTAGACGTCATCACTCTGCCGGTTCGAATTGGGGACAGGAAAAATGGACGGAAGATGGATGTGAATTTCCTGATTGTTAAGGACTTAACAGCATATAATGTCATCCTGGGACGACCCACCTTGAACAAGATTAAAGCCGTAGTTGTCACCCATCTGATACTTTTGAAGTTTGTGTGCGATAATGGGGCGataggcaccatacatggagaCCAACAACAAGCTAGAGACTGTTATCTCACcaccctcaacccgtcagcatggaagcaagattctGCCGAAGCTAGAGGCAAAAGAAAGCACGAAGACGAGCTGCCTCCAAGGAGAGTAAACCAGCCAAAACAGAAACTGTCAAGATAG